A window of Opisthocomus hoazin isolate bOpiHoa1 chromosome 3, bOpiHoa1.hap1, whole genome shotgun sequence genomic DNA:
ATATCTGGCATTAAAATCTTGTCTCAGGcttcaaaataattcttttaCTATTCTGACTGTGACAGAGCAGAGAATTTTCTTACGTCATCCCACCCAGCTTGGTCTATAAACACACCAAGCTAGTGAGATGTTACAAAGGAAACTCTGCAACATagaatgaataaaaaaatcagaaagtaatACGGGAATCAGcaatgaagtcttttttttttccccaacaaataAGAGAAAAACATTGACTAAAGGTAAAAATTTCATAGTGCCCTGTCTTATTTACAGGTGTGGGTTTTGCTACCAGGAAAATGGCTGGTGTGGCCAAGCCCAATGTAACTATCAGCATCAATGGTGATGTGATAACCATCAAAACCGAAAGTACCTTCAAAAATACAGAGATCTCTTTCAAGCTGGGTGAAGAGTTTGATGAGATTACAGCAGATGACAGAAAAACAAAGGTGAGTTCAAAACCAGCACTTTCCAAATGCATCTCTCAAAAAGGGTGTGGGAGCACAAGGACGGAGTTGTGATTTTGACATCCAGTGTAGAAATGCTGCCTTCAAAGGTAAGAGTGCTATGGATgctctgtgcttcagtgctgtttGGATATGGCAACAGTCTTCTCTTCAGCCCGGAGCACCCTGATGAAACAGccatgctttggtttttttctttggcagaatGTCATAACCCTAGACAACGGCATACTGAACCAGGTgcagaagtgggatggaaaagaaACTATCATTAAGAGAAAAGTGGTGGATGGGAGCCTGGTGGTGGTGAGTTTGTTTTTGTTAATTAATCACTGAATTCACTGCGCAGAATTCATGTTTGGCAGACGTATTACACTGGATTCAAACACAGGGAGTAAAAATCTTCTGAAAAGGCTCTGTGCACTTGGTGAGAAGTCTCTCTGAATGAGTCTGGAGTATGTGTTAAAACTGAAGTGTTGTTGAACTTACGGGATGGTACGGCAGTGCCTGTTCTCCATTCATAGCAAGATGTGGTTAGGAAAGAGTGGGGAGAAAAACCCAACATCCCCATGAGGGAAATTTTTCTATATCAGATTCTTTAAGTCCTGGACAGTATAGAGGAAACATTAGCAAGGAGCCTTCGCCCTGTCCTGGTGCAAAATACTCCTCTTCATCTCCAGTAGAGAGTCAACAGCCATCGGTGGGAACTGTACTATGGATCACCAACAACTGAATCAATAATATGAtgttatagcaaaaaaaaaacccctgtatgCCAGCTCTGTTGGTTGATGTTATCTGGTCAGAGAGTATTGTGCTTGACTTTGTGCCAGTGAGGCTGGCATGCAGTTTGGGGCTTCCCAGCGCCGCTCTCCAGTTTTAGGAAAGAAACTCTGAAGAATCTGGGAGGGGACTAAAACTGGGTTCATAAAAGGCAGCTGAGATTCCTACATGCTAGAAAACGATACACATACATGAAATTCCTGAAGAGTCCTGCCCTCCCCTGCAGAAAAATAATAAGTCCATAAATTTCAGATTTAAATTTCGTTGGATAGAGACCAGAAGAGAATAAATAGAAATAGTTATTAATAACAACTTCATTAAAGAAAGATTCAACAAAACAGAGTTTGATCTAGCAGAAAAGTAGATGAGGACAGAGCCTAACATGCAGAGGCTGACACCAGCAGCTGCAAGTCTGAAAGCTGTGTAGGACTCCGTGGGTGTATGCGTGGGTGTGTGCTGTGCACACGTGTGTGAAGAAGACAAGCCACAGCTGCAAaaggtgaaaggaaaaaagacaaattccCAGCTCCAGCATCCAGTCACTCTCCATAGAAGTCCTAGGAGCCTCCTTTAGAAGTTTTTAAGAGGAAATTAGAAATCTCCTGGGGGTTGCTGGAGTAGTCCTTTGATCTTCTTTCAGTCCTGTGCTTGTATTTCAGACTTCTGTTGTTGAAGCTCTCAAACTTGAGTTTCACTGTTTTGGCAATTGGTTTTAGAGGAggagaaatgcaatttttttcttacGTTGACTCCCAATGCATAAGTAATTCTTTACCGTCTGACTGACAAACATTTAGTGAGAGTTAAAAGCCTATTAATTTGCCTTTCTTTCCAGGAATGCACCATGAATAATGTTACCTGCAAAAGAGTGTATGAAAAAGCATGAAGAAGCCATGTTCACACAGGATTAATGCTTAAAGCTGGAGAAAAACAACCGAAGGAGAAAAGCTCCACAAATTCATTTTGAGGAGAACTGTACTTTTTACAGACATATCCCAAAAGAGTTACATACAGCGAGTCTAATTTCTTGTGGCTATTCAATAAAATGCGCAGCTTTCTACAACCCGTGCTTGTGCTGGAGTTTGTCAGAaaggtgctggggggggatgcAACATGGGAAAGGGTGCTGTGCGGGAAAGCATCGCGTGAGAGCTGGTACCACACTCAGTAACTGTGACCCATCTCACTGCGCAAAGAGAATCAGAGACGATCCGGTGAGTGATGCTTGTGTGACAAAGATAGATGTAGAGCTGGACACAAAAACATCTTATGGTGAGCGCTGTGTGTGGGCTACCCACTGCAAGGAGTCCGTGCACAGCAAGGGGAATAACAGGGCTGCTGCTCTTGGCTTCGAGCGAAGGGCGTTGttcccagggcagggaggaggatgattGCTGTAGATGCCAAGGGTTGGCTTCCAACGTGAGCAAGGAACCAGGCACCTCCTCCTCGCACAAGTGCTGACAATTTTAAAGCCAGAGGTAATCTGAAGTGGCTTGATCTTGCTCTCTTCCACCTGAAGTGTGAAATTATAGCTGCTGTAGCTCGTAGTTGTGATTATTTTGTTAACGTCCCTTTCCTAAATATCTCTTTTAGTCCTAGATTAGACAAAAAGCCTTGAATTAAGAATCATAGCTTAAAAAGTACTCTCAGGCTTACTAATATCCTATAAAAATTTGCTAGTTGTACAACTTCCTTTATTTCCTATATGCATTATCTACTAGCTCATTAGGTTAGATCAGTTTTGGGAACACAAGCCTCAGGACCCCTGATTTCTACATCTGGGAGGACTCAAactgaggacaaaaaaaaaaaaagtctagggAAAACCTGGACAAGAAGAATCTGAAAATGTATGCAGTTAACTACAAAATGGGGAAATGAGCATATCTCATGCTGTGCAATTAAGACCTGTGAACCAAATTCCACATATTCCTGACATTCCTGAGGTCAGCTGTCAGAGGCGATGGGGCTGAGTgcttgctgccagcagcagagacTTCATACACTTGAACTTTCCTCTGCATGACTCAGACTGTTCCCAAGCTTCTGCACTATTAATGCAGctggagaggggaaaagaaaaggaaggacttCTGCACTCTAGATGAGCTAAGCAGTCACTTAAGACCAGCTCCGAAAGACTGTCAGTAAATTCTGCAGAAAGTGTTAAAAAACCTGTGAACAAGCAACTCCCCTGTTTTTACCTTGGCTTCATCTGTTGTTAAATCTCATTAGCTTAAAGAACAGCAGTTGCATAGGTGAAGGAAGTATGCTTCAGAGTACCCCATATATAACACAATAAATCTACTTAGCACTTAACAAGAACCAAAATTATTTACAAAAGCCAAGATAAAACCACAGTTCAGTGCCAGAAAACCTACATGGGAGAGGTGATCATAAGAAACCACAACATTGACTTAGATAAGCTATATATAGACATTAAAGATCAGACCATAGTTAGATATATCCCATTGTCCACGGATATGGAAATGCTGTATTTCAGAGGTCAGATTTCCAATATTTCAGTATTCATAAAACAGCCTTTATTTTCCAGAAATCTTACATTCTTTATAAAGCCTGCAATTACAATTGTAACATTCACAGCCTGA
This region includes:
- the LOC104336264 gene encoding fatty acid-binding protein, adipocyte, whose protein sequence is MCDQFVGTWKLLSSENFEDYMKELGVGFATRKMAGVAKPNVTISINGDVITIKTESTFKNTEISFKLGEEFDEITADDRKTKNVITLDNGILNQVQKWDGKETIIKRKVVDGSLVVECTMNNVTCKRVYEKA